A genome region from Armatimonadota bacterium includes the following:
- a CDS encoding YqeG family HAD IIIA-type phosphatase → MLKLLRPDMMVEAIWDISVEQLRKLGIAGLIVDLDNTIVDWNRDEVREEVASWMERARAAGIGVCIASNARGKARVCGIAERIGALWLAPAGKPSRRGLRRALEMLGTEVATTALVGDQLFTDVMGGNRLGLFTILVRPLSRRDFPATKIMRVLERVVLWRLRRSET, encoded by the coding sequence ATGCTCAAGCTGCTGCGCCCCGATATGATGGTCGAAGCGATCTGGGACATCAGTGTCGAGCAACTGCGAAAGCTTGGCATCGCGGGGCTGATCGTGGACCTCGACAACACCATCGTGGACTGGAACCGCGACGAGGTGCGCGAGGAGGTCGCGTCCTGGATGGAACGAGCGCGGGCAGCCGGCATCGGGGTCTGTATCGCCTCCAACGCGCGCGGCAAGGCGCGGGTTTGCGGCATCGCCGAGCGCATCGGCGCGCTATGGCTGGCGCCGGCGGGCAAACCCTCGCGGCGCGGGCTGCGGCGGGCGCTGGAGATGCTCGGCACCGAGGTCGCGACCACCGCCCTGGTGGGCGACCAGTTGTTCACCGATGTCATGGGCGGCAACCGGCTGGGGCTGTTCACGATCCTCGTGCGACCACTAAGCCGCCGCGACTTCCCGGCCACCAAGATCATGCGCGTGCTGGAGCGCGTCGTGCTGTGGCGACTGCGCCGGAGCGAGACATGA
- a CDS encoding shikimate dehydrogenase yields the protein MNITGKTKLVGLFGYPIGHSVSPQMHNAAFAHLGLDWCYLPFAVAPKDFAQALRALPALGIVGVNVTIPLKELALRAVDEVTPVADLVGAVNTVHCQDGKLVGYNTDVAGFTRSLTEAGGNLRGRTAVVLGAGGAARAAVVGLAKMGAARIWVAALPVEIERAASTAGLARRAAGGAVGAAIEWRRPALRSAVEAADVLVNATPIGMYPHHSRPAPVPQTWLRKDMLVFDMVYNPVETRLLAGARRRGCRTVGGLRMLVLQGAESFTIWSGQAAPVEVMQEAVAGALGR from the coding sequence ATGAACATTACCGGTAAGACCAAGCTGGTCGGCCTCTTCGGGTACCCCATCGGGCACAGCGTCTCACCGCAGATGCACAACGCGGCCTTTGCCCACCTGGGCCTCGATTGGTGCTATCTTCCGTTCGCGGTGGCGCCGAAGGACTTCGCGCAGGCCCTGCGGGCGCTGCCCGCGCTCGGCATCGTCGGGGTGAATGTGACGATCCCCCTCAAGGAGCTGGCCCTGCGCGCCGTGGACGAGGTGACGCCGGTGGCGGACCTGGTGGGAGCGGTCAATACGGTTCACTGCCAGGACGGCAAGCTGGTCGGATACAACACTGATGTCGCGGGGTTCACGCGGTCGCTCACCGAGGCGGGGGGGAACTTGCGCGGGCGCACGGCGGTGGTATTGGGCGCGGGCGGCGCGGCGCGGGCGGCGGTGGTCGGGTTGGCGAAGATGGGGGCGGCGCGCATCTGGGTCGCCGCGCTGCCGGTGGAGATAGAGCGGGCGGCAAGCACGGCGGGGCTTGCGCGCCGGGCGGCTGGCGGGGCGGTGGGCGCCGCCATAGAGTGGAGGCGGCCGGCCCTGCGCTCCGCGGTGGAGGCGGCGGATGTATTGGTCAACGCGACCCCCATCGGCATGTACCCCCACCACTCGCGGCCAGCGCCGGTGCCGCAGACCTGGCTGCGGAAAGACATGCTCGTCTTCGACATGGTGTACAATCCGGTAGAGACGCGGCTGCTGGCAGGGGCGCGCAGGCGGGGCTGTCGGACGGTGGGGGGGCTGCGGATGCTGGTACTGCAAGGAGCGGAATCGTTCACCATCTGGAGCGGACAGGCCGCCCCGGTGGAGGTCATGCAGGAGGCGGTAGCGGGAGCGCTGGGGCGATAG
- a CDS encoding ATPase, T2SS/T4P/T4SS family produces the protein MATSRGPKKPIGQILLGQGLITQEQLEEALAIQASTTERLGRILVDKGYVKDKDVLRAYAEQIGVPFVELDRSQIDEQVSKSIPQSMISRHSAIPIKRNGDRLVVAMADPTNVFALDDIRLMTGYEVEAVLASAEDIAAIQRSDAGGVVTDESLQTALEALGVGGGGSLQTEVMAGAGVDEDVDRATQLAEEAPIIRVVNVIIQTAIKERASDIHVEPDRRGVRVRYRIDGVLHERMNIPKYVHAPLISRIKIMADMNIAERRVPLDGRIHVRHEGKDYDLRVSTLPTVFGEKAVMRILDQSSVLIGLSKLGMFPEVQADVETVIVQPNGMFLSTGPTGSGKTTTQYAILNKINSVERNVITIEDPVEYQLPGISQVHVNRKAGLTFAMAMRHFLRQDPDIIMVGEIRDLETAEIAVQAALTGHLVLSTLHTNDAPSAVTRLVDMGVEPFLISASVAGVLAQRLARKICSNCKEQYRPPVEALTRVGFRVADAEDVVFYRGRGCEQCMHTGYYGRTGIFEMMLINEEIQDLVVKRAPLSELVEAAIANGMKTLRRDGFEKVIEGITTIEEVMRVVFTQGSR, from the coding sequence ATGGCGACGTCCCGCGGGCCGAAGAAGCCCATAGGCCAGATCCTGCTGGGTCAGGGACTGATCACGCAGGAGCAGCTGGAGGAAGCGCTGGCGATCCAGGCCAGCACCACCGAGCGGCTGGGCCGCATCCTGGTGGACAAGGGCTATGTCAAGGACAAGGACGTCCTGCGCGCCTACGCCGAGCAGATCGGCGTCCCCTTCGTTGAGCTCGATCGCTCCCAGATTGACGAGCAGGTCTCCAAGTCCATTCCCCAGAGCATGATCTCGCGCCACAGCGCCATCCCCATCAAGCGCAACGGGGATCGGCTGGTGGTGGCGATGGCCGACCCCACCAACGTCTTCGCCCTCGACGACATCCGCCTCATGACCGGCTACGAGGTAGAGGCGGTGCTGGCGAGCGCGGAGGACATTGCGGCGATCCAGCGCAGCGACGCCGGCGGCGTCGTCACCGACGAATCGCTGCAGACGGCGCTGGAGGCGCTGGGGGTCGGTGGCGGCGGCAGCCTCCAGACCGAGGTCATGGCCGGCGCGGGCGTGGATGAGGACGTGGACCGGGCGACCCAACTGGCCGAGGAAGCCCCTATCATCCGCGTCGTCAACGTCATCATCCAGACCGCGATCAAGGAACGCGCCAGCGACATCCACGTCGAGCCCGACCGCCGCGGGGTGCGTGTGCGCTACCGCATTGACGGCGTGCTGCACGAACGCATGAATATCCCCAAGTACGTCCACGCGCCGCTCATCTCGCGCATCAAGATCATGGCCGATATGAACATCGCCGAGCGCCGGGTGCCGCTGGACGGGCGCATCCACGTGCGCCACGAGGGCAAGGACTACGACCTGCGCGTGTCGACCCTGCCCACGGTCTTCGGGGAGAAGGCGGTGATGCGCATCCTCGACCAGTCGAGCGTGCTCATCGGCCTCAGCAAGCTGGGCATGTTCCCCGAGGTGCAGGCCGACGTCGAGACCGTCATCGTCCAGCCCAACGGCATGTTCCTGTCCACCGGCCCCACCGGCTCCGGCAAGACCACGACCCAGTACGCCATCCTCAACAAGATCAACTCGGTGGAGAGAAACGTCATCACCATCGAGGACCCGGTGGAGTACCAGCTGCCGGGGATCAGCCAGGTGCACGTCAACCGCAAGGCGGGGCTGACCTTCGCCATGGCCATGCGCCACTTTCTGCGCCAAGACCCGGATATCATCATGGTGGGCGAGATCCGCGACCTGGAGACGGCGGAGATCGCGGTGCAGGCGGCCCTGACCGGCCACCTGGTGCTGTCCACCCTACACACCAACGACGCGCCTTCGGCCGTCACCCGGCTGGTGGACATGGGGGTGGAGCCGTTCCTCATCTCCGCGTCGGTGGCGGGAGTGTTGGCGCAGCGGCTGGCGCGCAAGATCTGCTCCAACTGCAAGGAGCAGTACCGCCCGCCGGTGGAAGCGCTGACGCGGGTGGGCTTCCGCGTCGCCGACGCCGAGGACGTGGTGTTCTACCGCGGCCGCGGCTGCGAGCAGTGCATGCACACCGGCTACTACGGCCGCACCGGCATCTTCGAGATGATGCTGATCAACGAAGAGATCCAAGATCTCGTGGTCAAGCGCGCGCCGTTGTCAGAGCTGGTGGAGGCGGCGATCGCCAACGGGATGAAGACCCTCAGGCGCGACGGCTTCGAGAAGGTCATCGAGGGCATCACCACCATCGAAGAGGTGATGCGGGTGGTCTTCACTCAAGGCTCGCGCTGA
- a CDS encoding type IV pilus twitching motility protein PilT: protein MDELLDIVVSKNASDLHIAVSIPPVIRVDGELLATNYSPFTEHISQRMVYDILSDEQIQTFESTYELDCSYALGKIARFRVNVFRDKGTVAAALRLIPARIPTVRELNLPLVLEDLARKPRGLVLVTGPTGSGKSTTLAAMIGLINGETSKHIITIEDPIEYLHTHRRSIINQRELGQDTKDFQIALREALREDPDVILVGEMRDLETMRLAITAAETGHLVFATVHTNNAAQTVDRIVDVFPAGQQEQIRIMLSNNLEAVISQQLLPRAGMPGRVAVIEVMTASPAIRNLIREGKAHQITSMIQTSAHLGMQTMDQCLRDYYQRGLITYEEALARAMNVDELKKMLFSESS from the coding sequence ATCGACGAGCTGCTCGACATCGTCGTCAGCAAGAACGCCTCGGACCTGCACATCGCCGTCAGCATCCCCCCGGTCATCCGCGTTGACGGCGAGCTCCTCGCCACCAACTACTCCCCGTTCACCGAGCACATCTCGCAGCGGATGGTCTATGACATCCTGAGCGACGAGCAGATCCAGACATTCGAGAGCACCTATGAACTCGACTGCTCCTATGCCCTGGGCAAGATCGCGCGCTTCCGCGTCAACGTCTTCCGCGACAAGGGCACGGTCGCGGCCGCGCTGCGGTTGATCCCGGCGCGCATCCCCACCGTCCGCGAGCTCAACCTGCCGCTGGTGCTGGAGGACCTCGCGCGCAAGCCGCGCGGGCTGGTGCTGGTCACCGGCCCCACCGGCAGCGGCAAGTCCACCACCCTGGCGGCGATGATCGGGCTCATCAACGGCGAGACCTCCAAGCACATCATCACCATCGAGGACCCGATCGAATACCTGCACACGCACCGGCGCAGCATCATCAACCAGCGCGAGCTGGGCCAGGACACCAAGGACTTCCAGATCGCGCTGCGCGAGGCGCTGCGCGAGGATCCCGATGTCATCCTCGTGGGCGAGATGCGCGACCTCGAGACCATGCGCCTGGCCATCACCGCGGCCGAAACCGGCCACCTGGTGTTCGCCACCGTCCATACCAACAACGCGGCGCAGACGGTGGACCGCATCGTGGACGTGTTCCCGGCGGGACAGCAGGAGCAGATCCGCATCATGCTCTCCAACAACCTGGAGGCGGTGATCTCGCAGCAGTTGCTCCCGCGCGCCGGCATGCCCGGGCGCGTCGCCGTCATCGAGGTCATGACAGCGTCGCCCGCCATCCGCAACCTCATCCGCGAGGGCAAGGCCCACCAGATCACCTCCATGATCCAGACCAGCGCCCACCTCGGCATGCAGACCATGGACCAGTGCCTGCGGGACTACTACCAGCGCGGCCTCATCACCTACGAGGAGGCGCTGGCGCGAGCGATGAATGTGGACGAACTGAAGAAGATGCTCTTCAGCGAGAGCTCCTAG
- a CDS encoding type II secretion system F family protein yields the protein MATYRYIAKDALGKVQRGTSEAENEQMLVRRLREKGFWVQKVTEERGAPAAQAGAPPQAGAFAIFGRVSGRDLAVFCRQFATMMNAGVSLVRCLAVLEEQTSSFRLRQIIRELQTSVEAGETLSRSLTKFPNVFSNLFVGLVRAGEVGGVLDETLNRLAMFLEEDQRLKRKVRSAMTYPVLVMFFATAIVLGLVTFIIPRFIELFQELEIKELPGPTQVLVDFSNFAKTRWYVLILGIVLLYVAVGRYIRTRTGKRQWDWVRLRIPVFGKLNHKVAIARFSRTLGTLMVSGVPILQALETVAGAVDNEIMSDAIMSARAAIREGERIGDPLAKSGLFPPMVVQMIAIGEETGSLDAMLNKVADFYESEVEATLQSLTAALEPVMIVMLGGIVGFIVISMFLPLIAVINNLAGGGSGAGEAGGGY from the coding sequence TTGGCAACCTACAGATACATCGCGAAGGACGCTCTGGGCAAGGTGCAGAGGGGCACCAGCGAGGCCGAGAACGAACAGATGCTGGTGCGCCGCCTGCGGGAAAAGGGCTTCTGGGTGCAGAAGGTTACCGAGGAGCGCGGCGCACCCGCGGCGCAGGCTGGCGCACCGCCCCAGGCCGGCGCTTTCGCCATCTTCGGGCGCGTCAGCGGGCGCGACTTGGCGGTATTCTGCCGCCAGTTCGCGACCATGATGAACGCCGGCGTGTCCCTGGTGCGGTGCCTGGCGGTGCTGGAGGAGCAGACCTCGAGCTTCCGCCTGCGCCAGATCATCCGCGAGCTCCAGACCTCAGTCGAGGCCGGCGAGACCCTGTCGCGCTCCCTCACCAAGTTCCCCAACGTGTTCTCCAACCTGTTCGTGGGCCTGGTGCGCGCCGGCGAGGTCGGCGGTGTGCTCGACGAGACGCTCAACCGCCTGGCGATGTTCCTCGAGGAAGACCAGCGCCTCAAGCGCAAGGTGCGATCGGCGATGACCTACCCGGTGCTGGTCATGTTCTTCGCGACCGCGATCGTCCTTGGGCTGGTGACGTTTATCATCCCCCGCTTCATAGAGCTGTTCCAAGAGCTGGAAATCAAGGAGCTACCCGGGCCCACGCAGGTGCTGGTGGACTTCTCGAACTTCGCGAAGACCCGCTGGTATGTCCTGATCCTCGGCATCGTCTTGCTCTACGTGGCCGTCGGCCGCTATATTCGAACGCGCACCGGCAAGCGCCAATGGGACTGGGTGCGGCTGCGCATTCCGGTATTCGGGAAGCTCAACCACAAGGTCGCCATCGCGCGCTTCTCGCGCACCCTGGGCACCCTGATGGTCAGCGGCGTGCCCATCCTGCAAGCGTTGGAGACCGTCGCCGGCGCCGTTGACAATGAGATCATGTCCGATGCGATCATGTCCGCCCGCGCCGCCATCCGCGAGGGCGAGCGTATCGGCGATCCGCTGGCCAAGAGCGGCTTGTTCCCGCCGATGGTGGTGCAGATGATTGCCATCGGCGAGGAGACCGGTTCTCTGGACGCCATGCTCAACAAGGTCGCCGACTTCTACGAGAGCGAGGTCGAGGCCACCCTGCAGAGCCTGACCGCGGCCTTGGAGCCGGTCATGATCGTGATGCTCGGCGGGATCGTCGGCTTCATTGTCATTTCGATGTTCCTCCCCCTGATCGCGGTCATCAACAACCTCGCGGGCGGCGGCAGCGGCGCCGGCGAGGCAGGCGGAGGATACTGA
- a CDS encoding prepilin peptidase produces the protein MPEVIAGSIFFVLGAAVGSFLNVCIHRLPRDESIVNPPSHCPACGHRLGVLDLVPLVSFLMLGRKCRYCGARIGWRYFVVELVTAVCFVAAWLTSQEVWTEGAPALAHLAAKLAFAALLIAIFFIDLEHMIIPDELAVTGIGVGLALDVAGILLWQRPLLAVHVPWSSWLLKMPYSVAGIIVGAAFFLVIALLSLLIFRKEGMGGGDLKLGAAIGALLGPGLALLSFGLAVVAGAAAGSALIAVRLRKRQEYIPFGPFMAVAALAVMLFPGPINRLLEQAWVAYRSTWAG, from the coding sequence ATGCCGGAGGTGATCGCCGGGTCCATCTTCTTCGTCCTGGGTGCGGCCGTGGGCAGCTTCCTCAACGTCTGCATCCACCGACTCCCGCGGGACGAGTCGATCGTCAACCCGCCCTCCCACTGCCCGGCATGCGGCCACCGGCTGGGAGTGCTCGACCTGGTACCGTTGGTCAGTTTCCTGATGCTGGGCCGCAAGTGCCGTTATTGTGGGGCCCGCATCGGCTGGCGCTACTTCGTCGTCGAGCTGGTGACCGCCGTCTGCTTCGTTGCCGCCTGGCTCACCTCCCAGGAGGTGTGGACCGAAGGCGCACCGGCGCTCGCCCATCTCGCCGCGAAGCTGGCCTTCGCCGCCCTCTTGATTGCCATCTTCTTCATCGACCTGGAACACATGATCATCCCGGACGAGCTGGCGGTGACCGGGATCGGCGTTGGCCTCGCCCTCGACGTCGCCGGGATTCTGCTGTGGCAGCGGCCGCTGCTGGCGGTTCATGTGCCGTGGAGTTCGTGGCTATTGAAGATGCCGTACTCGGTTGCGGGCATCATTGTCGGCGCCGCCTTCTTCCTTGTGATCGCCCTACTCAGCCTGCTCATCTTCCGCAAGGAGGGAATGGGCGGCGGCGATCTCAAGCTGGGCGCCGCCATCGGCGCGCTGCTGGGCCCCGGGCTGGCGCTGCTCAGCTTCGGCCTGGCGGTGGTGGCAGGTGCGGCGGCGGGCAGCGCGTTAATCGCGGTACGCCTGCGCAAGCGCCAGGAGTACATTCCCTTCGGTCCGTTCATGGCGGTGGCGGCGTTGGCGGTGATGTTGTTCCCGGGGCCCATCAACCGGCTGCTGGAGCAGGCCTGGGTCGCCTATCGTTCCACCTGGGCGGGGTAA